The segment ATCCTGTGTCTGCGACTTGCCCTCCGGACTCGACATAGAACGGCGTTCTATCAAGGACAAGAGAGACATTCGGAAACGGCAATTTCACGGCTTTCCTTACCTCGGCGTTCAGAGATTCCATCCCGTAGATAAAATCAGTGGTCTTCTCAGATTCTAACCCGGCCTTCATCAAGGCATCAATGTGCTTGACATGCTCTTGTACCATTGATGTGTCAAAACTTGCAGCGTCCCGCGATTTTTCCTGTTGCCGCTCCATCGCATTTTCGAAACCGGCTAAATCGAGTTTCAAGCCTTTTTCTTCCGCCATCACCTCGGTCAAATCGACCGGAAAGCCGTAAGTGTCATACAAGCGGAATATCTCGTCTCCCGGTAAAGTGTCGTTTCCTGAGGCTTTCACTCTGCGGGCGATATCTTCAAATAATTCCAGACCGTTGTCGAGCGTTCGCCCGAAAGATTCTTCTTCCGCGCGGATAACATTTTCGATATGAGATTGACGTTTCGCTATCTCCGGATAGACTTTTCCCATCATGCCGACCAGAGTCGGGACCAGTTTGTAAATAAACGGCTCATGCAGGTCGAGCAGACGTCCGTGACGGGCAGCGCGACGGAGGATACGCCGCAGGACATAGCCGCGCCCTTCGTTGGAGAGCCCAGCGCCATCGGCGATGCAGAAGGTGAGCGCCCGGAGGTGGTCGGCGATGACCCGATGCGAGACGCCGCTCGCATCAGGGGAATAGTTCTTGCCGGAAAGACGGCTGATATCAACCAGTATCTCTCGGAAGACGTCGGTCTCATAGTTGGAAGGGACATTTTGCATGATAGTGGTAATCCGCTCCA is part of the Candidatus Zixiibacteriota bacterium genome and harbors:
- the alaS gene encoding alanine--tRNA ligase produces the protein MKSHEIRQSFVEYFKGKDHKELPSSPVIPFDDPTILFTNAGMNQFKDIFTGKKKAEYKRAVTVQKCMRAGGKHNDLENVGRTGRHHTFFEMLGNFSFGDYFKEEAITYGWDWVTRVLKLPVDRLYATVYEEDNEAFRLWEKIAPELKNGRILRFGKKDNYWSMGDVGPNGPCSEIHFDRGKSAAADCGKPTCTVNCDCERYVEIWNLVFMQFNTRPDGAIETLPRPSVDTGAGLERITTIMQNVPSNYETDVFREILVDISRLSGKNYSPDASGVSHRVIADHLRALTFCIADGAGLSNEGRGYVLRRILRRAARHGRLLDLHEPFIYKLVPTLVGMMGKVYPEIAKRQSHIENVIRAEEESFGRTLDNGLELFEDIARRVKASGNDTLPGDEIFRLYDTYGFPVDLTEVMAEEKGLKLDLAGFENAMERQQEKSRDAASFDTSMVQEHVKHIDALMKAGLESEKTTDFIYGMESLNAEVRKAVKLPFPNVSLVLDRTPFYVESGGQVADTG